In Microbacterium cremeum, a genomic segment contains:
- a CDS encoding YdeI/OmpD-associated family protein, which translates to MGALDDGEMVEATDAEAWAAWLESNHRTSTGAWLVRARAGSGLTFVEYEDAIVQALRFGWIDGPVRTFDEQRGGLWFAPRRPTSGWAATNKARVARLEADGLLTQAGNRAIEVAKANGAWSVLDNAEALREPDDLAAALDEVPAARAAWDAFPPSTRKLGISQVDLARRPETRAARIAKIVTDAAEGKRP; encoded by the coding sequence AGGCCTGGGCTGCGTGGCTCGAGTCGAACCATCGCACCTCCACGGGGGCGTGGCTGGTGCGTGCGCGTGCCGGTTCGGGGCTGACGTTCGTCGAGTACGAGGACGCGATCGTGCAGGCGCTGCGCTTCGGCTGGATCGACGGTCCGGTGCGGACGTTCGACGAGCAGCGCGGCGGGCTGTGGTTCGCGCCCCGGCGGCCCACGAGCGGGTGGGCCGCGACGAACAAGGCCCGGGTCGCGCGGCTCGAAGCCGACGGACTGCTCACGCAAGCCGGCAACCGCGCGATCGAGGTCGCGAAGGCGAACGGCGCGTGGAGCGTGCTCGACAACGCCGAGGCGCTGCGCGAGCCCGACGACCTCGCGGCCGCACTCGACGAGGTGCCGGCGGCGCGAGCGGCGTGGGACGCGTTTCCGCCGTCGACGCGCAAGCTCGGCATCTCGCAGGTCGACCTGGCGCGTCGCCCCGAGACGCGTGCGGCGCGCATCGCCAAGATCGTGACGGATGCCGCGGAGGGGAAGCGACCGTGA
- the pyrE gene encoding orotate phosphoribosyltransferase: MTVASTPELEADRQYLIALIEDEAVFHGDFTLSSGKQATYYVDMRKLTLDHRAAPAIGRIMLDLIREVDGIVAVGGLTLGADPIANAVMHESARTHRPLDAFVVRKEPKDHGRGRQIEGADVAGKRVVVVEDTSTTGQSALKAVEALRREGAEPVAVAVIVDRKTGAQAAVEAEGLQWLAAIDLDDLGLEPQ; this comes from the coding sequence ATGACCGTCGCCTCCACGCCAGAGCTCGAAGCCGACCGCCAGTACCTCATCGCGCTCATCGAGGACGAGGCCGTGTTCCACGGCGACTTCACGCTCTCGAGCGGCAAGCAGGCGACGTACTACGTCGACATGCGCAAGCTGACGCTCGACCACCGGGCGGCTCCCGCGATCGGGCGCATCATGCTCGACCTCATCCGCGAGGTCGACGGGATCGTGGCCGTCGGCGGTCTGACGCTCGGCGCCGACCCCATCGCGAACGCCGTCATGCACGAGTCCGCGCGCACGCATCGCCCGCTCGACGCCTTCGTCGTCCGCAAGGAGCCGAAAGACCACGGCCGCGGTCGCCAGATCGAGGGGGCGGATGTCGCGGGCAAGCGCGTGGTCGTCGTCGAAGACACCTCGACCACCGGCCAGTCGGCGCTGAAGGCGGTCGAGGCGCTCCGCCGCGAGGGCGCCGAGCCCGTCGCCGTCGCGGTGATCGTCGATCGCAAGACCGGCGCGCAGGCCGCGGTCGAGGCCGAGGGCCTGCAGTGGCTCGCCGCGATCGACCTCGACGACCTGGGCCTCGAGCCGCAGTAG
- a CDS encoding exodeoxyribonuclease III, protein MRLATWNVNSIRARVDRIVDFAVREHIDVLAMQEIKCKTEQFPFERFEDAGYHVEAFGFSQWNGVAIASREPIEDVRTAFPGMPGFAKGQPATGSGQAPDAPLEARAMGATIGGVEVWSLYVPNGRSLGDPHYYYKLDWLSALTEYTATALAANPDLPLALVGDFNIAPTDADNGDPSVVQGFATHVSPPEREAFSALEAAGLQDVVRPLVPTGFTYWDYKQLRFPRNEGMRIDFILGSHALADAVTGAAIHRNERKGEAPSDHVPVVVDLDLEGPDDDDRPMIF, encoded by the coding sequence ATGCGCCTGGCCACCTGGAACGTCAACTCGATCCGCGCCCGGGTCGACCGCATCGTCGACTTCGCGGTGCGCGAGCACATCGATGTGCTCGCGATGCAGGAGATCAAGTGCAAAACCGAGCAGTTCCCGTTCGAGCGGTTCGAGGACGCCGGCTACCACGTCGAGGCGTTCGGGTTCTCGCAGTGGAACGGCGTCGCGATCGCCAGCCGAGAGCCGATCGAGGACGTGCGCACCGCGTTCCCCGGCATGCCCGGCTTCGCGAAGGGCCAGCCTGCGACAGGCTCGGGGCAGGCGCCCGACGCCCCGCTCGAGGCCCGGGCGATGGGCGCGACGATCGGCGGCGTCGAGGTCTGGAGCCTGTACGTGCCGAACGGCCGCTCGCTCGGCGACCCGCACTACTACTACAAGCTCGACTGGCTGTCGGCTCTCACCGAGTACACCGCGACGGCGCTCGCCGCGAACCCCGACCTGCCGCTCGCGCTGGTCGGCGACTTCAACATCGCGCCGACGGATGCCGACAACGGCGACCCGTCGGTGGTCCAGGGCTTCGCGACCCACGTCTCGCCCCCTGAGCGCGAGGCGTTCTCGGCGCTCGAGGCGGCCGGCCTCCAGGACGTCGTGCGTCCGCTGGTGCCCACCGGCTTCACGTACTGGGACTACAAGCAGCTGCGCTTCCCCCGCAATGAGGGCATGCGCATCGACTTCATCCTCGGTTCGCACGCCCTGGCCGACGCCGTGACGGGCGCGGCGATCCACCGCAACGAGCGCAAGGGCGAGGCCCCGAGCGATCACGTGCCGGTGGTCGTCGACCTCGACCTCGAGGGTCCCGACGACGACGATCGCCCCATGATCTTCTGA
- a CDS encoding sigma-70 family RNA polymerase sigma factor yields MNTPRTAVVDDALPVRSDEELVDAARAGDDAAYAELWERHVASGRNAARAISPNVDPDDLVSEAFTSILSAIRKGGGPHEGFRPYLFSAIRNIAASWGRRAKEVPLDDLDERAAESSAEFAELVADRSVLAQAFRELPERWRELLWYTEVEGMKPREVAPLLGMSPNAVSALAYRAREGFKQSWLQAHISDPARPAECRWVCELLVASEKKPVRRGDRRRLDAHLRDCQACRIVAADLENVSQRLRAVLLPLVLGGAGALAYTADATPAVAAVATGAPIWGGGTSGLGGTGASGGASGGGAGAGGAGTTALPAVGISAGAVAAAAAVAIVIAVAPWNAPAGGTDAAPVVADASSGLERPPANTDALPATPEEPPVPEPVAPAIVDPAPAPVPEPAPAPAPAPAPAPAPSPAPTPAPTPTPTPQPARTGAPTLAPVADLDAPVPDAITGTGVAGARVVLIDESGSTLAEVTVQPDGTFSTDIPADLLRVGMTVRAVQTAPGLRASEPSAAVGPFALPAPTITTADGTLRTGLHDADGDGVADDLALLLDGAPGHRAVVSFDGTPTGNVHVLTGNPVVRVVYDTVPGDHVIGIRYVDPHTGRFGRLATFVVTVLAAEAPVA; encoded by the coding sequence GTGAACACCCCCCGCACCGCCGTCGTGGACGACGCGCTGCCCGTGCGTTCCGACGAGGAGCTCGTCGATGCCGCACGCGCCGGGGACGACGCCGCCTACGCCGAGCTGTGGGAGCGCCACGTCGCGAGCGGACGCAATGCCGCACGAGCGATCAGCCCGAACGTCGACCCCGACGACCTGGTCTCGGAGGCGTTCACGTCGATCCTGAGCGCCATCCGCAAGGGCGGCGGCCCTCACGAGGGCTTCCGGCCCTACCTGTTCAGCGCCATCCGCAACATCGCGGCGTCGTGGGGGCGCCGCGCCAAGGAGGTCCCGCTCGACGACCTGGACGAGCGGGCGGCCGAGTCGTCGGCCGAGTTCGCCGAGCTCGTGGCCGACCGCTCGGTGCTCGCGCAGGCCTTCCGCGAGCTGCCCGAGCGGTGGCGCGAGCTGCTGTGGTACACCGAGGTCGAGGGCATGAAGCCGCGGGAGGTGGCTCCCCTGCTGGGGATGAGTCCGAACGCCGTGTCGGCCCTGGCGTACCGCGCGCGCGAGGGTTTCAAGCAGTCGTGGCTGCAGGCGCACATCAGCGACCCGGCCCGCCCCGCGGAGTGCCGCTGGGTGTGCGAGCTGCTCGTCGCGAGCGAGAAGAAGCCGGTGCGCCGCGGCGATCGGCGCCGTCTCGACGCGCACCTGCGGGATTGCCAGGCGTGCCGCATCGTCGCGGCCGACCTCGAGAACGTGTCGCAGCGGCTGCGCGCCGTGCTGCTGCCTCTTGTACTCGGCGGGGCTGGGGCCCTCGCCTACACCGCCGACGCCACTCCGGCCGTGGCGGCGGTGGCCACCGGAGCGCCCATCTGGGGAGGGGGGACGTCCGGACTTGGGGGGACAGGCGCATCGGGGGGCGCCTCGGGAGGTGGTGCCGGCGCGGGGGGTGCCGGCACCACCGCCCTGCCTGCCGTCGGCATCTCGGCAGGAGCGGTCGCCGCGGCGGCGGCCGTCGCGATCGTGATCGCCGTCGCGCCGTGGAACGCTCCGGCAGGTGGGACGGATGCCGCACCCGTCGTCGCGGACGCGTCGAGCGGTCTGGAGCGACCTCCGGCGAACACCGACGCCCTGCCCGCAACCCCCGAAGAGCCGCCGGTGCCCGAGCCGGTCGCTCCGGCGATCGTCGACCCGGCGCCCGCGCCTGTGCCCGAGCCCGCGCCCGCGCCTGCGCCCGCGCCCGCGCCGGCGCCCGCACCGTCTCCGGCGCCCACTCCGGCGCCCACGCCGACACCCACCCCCCAGCCCGCCCGCACGGGCGCGCCGACGCTCGCGCCGGTGGCCGATCTCGACGCGCCGGTGCCCGACGCGATCACCGGCACCGGCGTCGCCGGCGCGCGGGTGGTGCTCATCGACGAGTCGGGCTCGACGCTGGCCGAGGTCACCGTGCAGCCCGACGGGACGTTCAGCACCGACATCCCCGCCGATCTGCTGCGTGTGGGGATGACGGTGCGCGCGGTGCAGACCGCGCCCGGCCTTCGCGCGTCCGAGCCGAGCGCCGCCGTCGGCCCCTTCGCGCTTCCGGCTCCGACGATCACGACGGCTGACGGCACACTGCGGACAGGCCTCCACGACGCCGACGGCGACGGGGTCGCCGACGACCTCGCGCTCCTGCTCGACGGCGCCCCGGGCCATCGAGCCGTCGTCTCGTTCGACGGCACGCCGACGGGGAACGTGCACGTGCTGACCGGCAATCCGGTCGTGCGGGTCGTGTACGACACGGTTCCCGGCGACCACGTGATCGGCATCCGCTATGTCGATCCGCACACGGGCCGGTTCGGGCGTCTCGCCACGTTCGTCGTGACGGTGCTCGCCGCCGAAGCTCCGGTCGCCTGA
- a CDS encoding winged helix-turn-helix transcriptional regulator — translation MAARSYGQYCGVTTAVELIGERWALLIVRDLLVGPRRYTDLKQGLPKIPTNILSTRLKELQEGGVVRRVPLPNCGLVYELTPYGRELEPIVLALGRWGFRQMGDPAADDVVTADSLTMALRTAFRADAAAALPAADYELHVADVVLRVHVDSSGLRIAQLQPAGRPVDPKLGTQAPTAADPDLVFAAGPGIRRLISGEVAPAEAIDREIVAVVSGDAGLLERFAQTFHIDPGAVLAA, via the coding sequence GTGGCCGCCCGCAGCTACGGCCAGTACTGCGGGGTCACGACGGCCGTCGAGCTGATCGGCGAGCGGTGGGCGCTGCTCATCGTCCGCGATCTGCTCGTCGGGCCTCGGCGCTACACCGACCTCAAGCAGGGACTGCCCAAGATCCCCACCAACATCCTCTCCACGCGGCTCAAGGAGCTCCAGGAGGGCGGCGTCGTGCGCCGCGTGCCGCTGCCCAACTGCGGGCTGGTGTACGAGCTCACGCCGTACGGGCGCGAGCTCGAGCCGATCGTCCTCGCGCTCGGACGGTGGGGGTTCCGGCAGATGGGCGACCCGGCCGCGGACGACGTCGTGACGGCCGACTCGCTCACGATGGCGTTGCGCACGGCATTCCGGGCGGATGCCGCAGCCGCACTCCCCGCGGCGGACTACGAGCTCCACGTCGCCGACGTCGTCCTCCGCGTGCACGTCGACTCCTCCGGCCTGCGCATCGCGCAGCTGCAGCCGGCCGGGCGGCCGGTCGACCCGAAGCTGGGGACGCAGGCCCCGACCGCCGCAGACCCCGACCTCGTGTTCGCCGCGGGGCCCGGCATCCGTCGCCTCATCTCGGGGGAGGTGGCCCCGGCCGAAGCGATCGACCGCGAGATCGTCGCCGTCGTGTCGGGGGACGCGGGCCTGCTCGAGCGCTTCGCGCAGACCTTCCACATCGACCCGGGGGCCGTCCTCGCCGCGTGA
- a CDS encoding VOC family protein: MTHIFVNLPTNDLDRAKAFYTALGADINPLFTDENAACIVWDENVFFMVLTREYLATFTDKPIADPASVAQTLIALSRESREHVDQTVEAALAHGGTEPKEPQDYGFMYTRHLEDPDGNIVEFVYMQPDAAEQGPDAYAAEHAQA, translated from the coding sequence ATGACGCACATCTTCGTCAACCTCCCGACGAACGACCTCGACCGGGCCAAGGCCTTCTACACCGCGCTCGGCGCCGACATCAATCCGCTCTTCACCGACGAGAACGCCGCGTGCATCGTGTGGGACGAGAACGTGTTCTTCATGGTCCTCACCAGGGAGTACCTCGCGACGTTCACCGACAAGCCGATCGCCGACCCCGCCTCGGTCGCCCAGACGCTGATCGCGCTCAGCCGCGAGTCGCGCGAGCACGTCGACCAGACGGTCGAGGCCGCGCTCGCCCACGGCGGCACCGAGCCCAAGGAGCCGCAGGACTACGGCTTCATGTACACCCGCCACCTCGAAGACCCCGACGGGAACATCGTCGAGTTCGTCTACATGCAGCCGGACGCAGCTGAGCAGGGCCCCGACGCGTACGCGGCCGAGCACGCGCAGGCGTAA
- a CDS encoding sensor histidine kinase, with amino-acid sequence MLETPVARRAHRPRPTAQELRNDVWLAAALLLGAILSAALGSVAGFYGAENAPGMQWALLYALGLTAPLAVRRRFPEIVVVVISVVFVIGVTARIPELYVSNISMFIAMYTVGAWVDDRRRAMYVRVAVIVGMFVWLLITTFQAAIDPSDDQLSRAGLFSPFAAMMLIQFLVNAAFFGGAYYLGDRSYASAMERAALEERTRELEREREVTAAQAVALDRVRIARELHDVVAHHVSAMGVQAGAARAVLERDPDAARSALLGVEASARSALDDLRQLLETLRTPDGDGEGGSTVHLSGLADLVVHANDNGLPTTLTIVGEPVDLPDLMQVNVYRVAQEALTNARRHGGPDATADVRLRYAGDAVELEVTNTGRAVVAMRPGLGLVGMRERALASGGALEAGPRPRGGFLVRLRMPLRAAAAAEARA; translated from the coding sequence ATGCTCGAAACCCCCGTCGCCCGCCGGGCGCACCGGCCGAGGCCGACCGCGCAGGAACTCCGCAACGACGTCTGGCTGGCGGCGGCCCTGCTCCTGGGAGCGATCCTGAGCGCGGCCCTCGGCTCTGTCGCCGGCTTCTACGGCGCCGAGAATGCGCCCGGGATGCAATGGGCGCTGCTGTACGCCCTGGGGCTCACCGCGCCGCTGGCCGTGCGCCGCCGCTTCCCCGAGATCGTGGTGGTCGTGATCTCGGTCGTGTTCGTCATCGGCGTGACGGCTCGGATCCCCGAGCTGTACGTCAGCAACATCTCGATGTTCATCGCGATGTACACCGTGGGTGCGTGGGTGGACGATCGCCGGCGCGCGATGTACGTGCGCGTCGCCGTGATCGTCGGCATGTTCGTGTGGCTGCTCATCACGACGTTCCAGGCGGCCATCGATCCCTCCGACGACCAGCTGTCGCGCGCGGGGCTGTTCTCGCCGTTCGCCGCGATGATGCTCATCCAGTTCCTCGTGAACGCGGCGTTCTTCGGCGGTGCGTACTACCTGGGCGACCGCTCGTACGCGTCGGCGATGGAGCGCGCGGCGCTCGAGGAGCGCACGCGCGAGCTCGAGCGCGAGCGCGAGGTGACTGCCGCGCAGGCGGTCGCGCTCGACCGCGTGCGCATCGCGCGCGAGCTGCACGACGTCGTGGCGCACCACGTGTCGGCGATGGGCGTTCAGGCCGGCGCGGCGCGCGCCGTGCTGGAGCGGGATCCGGATGCCGCGCGCTCGGCGCTGCTCGGGGTCGAGGCATCCGCCCGCTCCGCCCTCGACGACCTCCGGCAGCTTCTCGAGACCCTCCGCACGCCCGACGGCGACGGCGAGGGCGGGTCGACCGTGCACCTGTCGGGCCTCGCCGACCTCGTGGTGCATGCGAACGACAACGGGCTGCCCACGACTCTGACGATCGTGGGCGAGCCGGTCGACCTGCCCGATCTGATGCAGGTCAACGTCTACCGCGTCGCGCAGGAGGCGCTCACCAACGCGCGCCGCCACGGCGGACCGGATGCCACGGCCGACGTCCGGCTGCGGTACGCGGGCGACGCCGTCGAGCTCGAGGTGACCAACACCGGTCGCGCCGTCGTCGCGATGCGGCCCGGCCTCGGCCTCGTCGGCATGCGCGAGCGGGCCCTCGCGTCGGGCGGCGCACTCGAGGCGGGGCCGCGACCGCGGGGCGGCTTCCTCGTGCGCCTGCGAATGCCGCTGCGGGCGGCCGCCGCGGCGGAGGCGCGCGCGTGA
- a CDS encoding response regulator encodes MTGPIRVLLVDDHAVMRAGFRMILEAAGDIVVAGEASDGRQAVAAASALRPDVICMDVQMPDMDGLEATWRIVADTAVDAAVVVVTTFDRDDYLFDALAAGASGFLLKNAGPEELVSAVRVAAAGDALLAPEVTRRVIARFASSAASSPHPDRESAAGGREAGKHPHPRPPAALSPSVGSPRPGAGGGVGVGGGGGAGGGVAAVELTERETEVLRLVAQALSNAEIAQRLYIGEATVKTHVSNVLQKLGARDRVAAVVYAHRHGLA; translated from the coding sequence GTGACCGGCCCGATCCGCGTGCTGCTCGTCGACGATCACGCCGTGATGCGGGCGGGATTCCGCATGATCCTCGAGGCGGCGGGCGACATCGTCGTCGCCGGCGAGGCGTCGGACGGCCGCCAGGCGGTGGCGGCGGCATCCGCTCTTCGACCCGACGTGATCTGCATGGACGTGCAGATGCCCGACATGGACGGGCTCGAGGCGACCTGGCGCATCGTCGCCGACACCGCGGTCGATGCCGCGGTCGTCGTCGTGACGACGTTCGACCGCGACGACTACCTGTTCGACGCGCTCGCGGCGGGCGCGAGCGGGTTCCTGCTGAAGAACGCCGGCCCGGAAGAGCTCGTGAGCGCCGTGCGCGTGGCGGCCGCCGGCGACGCGCTGCTGGCCCCCGAGGTCACCCGCCGCGTGATCGCCCGCTTCGCCTCGTCGGCCGCGTCCTCACCCCACCCTGACCGCGAGAGTGCAGCTGGCGGACGAGAGGCAGGGAAGCACCCTCACCCTCGTCCACCAGCTGCACTCTCGCCCAGCGTGGGATCTCCGCGGCCGGGGGCCGGGGGCGGGGTCGGGGTTGGGGGCGGGGGCGGGGCCGGGGGCGGGGTGGCGGCGGTCGAGCTCACCGAGCGCGAGACCGAGGTGCTGCGGCTCGTCGCACAGGCGCTCAGCAACGCCGAGATCGCACAGCGCCTCTACATCGGCGAGGCGACGGTGAAGACCCACGTGTCGAACGTGCTGCAGAAACTCGGCGCCCGCGACCGCGTCGCCGCGGTCGTCTACGCCCATCGCCACGGCCTCGCCTGA
- a CDS encoding NADPH-dependent FMN reductase encodes MSDRTIGYIVGSISSTSINRRLAKALERLAPEGTTLVEIPIEGLPFYSPDYDADFPQVARDFKQAIEDADGVIIVTPEYSRSIPGVLKNALDWSARPWGHASFNGKPTAVIGTSQGGIATAAAQQHLKAILSHYNAPTLGQPEGFVQTLPGLFTEDGEVTNDQTAEFLVGFLEAFGALVDRYAPAREAVAA; translated from the coding sequence ATGTCCGACCGGACCATCGGCTACATCGTCGGCAGCATCTCGTCGACCTCGATCAACCGCCGCCTCGCGAAGGCGCTCGAGCGACTCGCCCCCGAAGGCACGACGCTCGTCGAGATCCCGATCGAGGGCCTCCCGTTCTACTCGCCCGACTACGACGCCGACTTCCCCCAGGTCGCGCGCGACTTCAAGCAGGCGATCGAAGACGCCGACGGCGTGATCATCGTCACCCCCGAGTACAGCCGCTCGATCCCGGGCGTCCTGAAGAACGCCCTCGACTGGTCCGCACGTCCGTGGGGCCACGCGTCGTTCAACGGCAAGCCCACCGCCGTCATCGGCACCTCGCAGGGCGGCATCGCGACCGCCGCCGCGCAGCAGCACCTGAAGGCCATCCTCAGCCACTACAACGCTCCGACCCTCGGCCAGCCCGAGGGCTTCGTCCAGACCCTCCCCGGCCTGTTCACCGAGGACGGCGAGGTCACCAACGACCAGACCGCCGAGTTCCTGGTCGGCTTCCTCGAGGCCTTCGGCGCGCTCGTCGACCGCTACGCGCCCGCGCGCGAGGCCGTCGCCGCCTGA
- a CDS encoding ABC transporter ATP-binding protein — protein sequence MLKLQGITKSYAGRRVLDEVSFDVRPGRLTGFVGGNGAGKTTTMRIVLGVLAKDAGTVTLDGAEVTASDRRRFGYMPEERGLYPKMKVLEHIVYLARLHGFSKTDASTRATALLEQLGLGERLGDNVETLSLGNQQRAQIAAALVHDPQVLILDEPFSGLDPLAVDVVAAVLQERAAAGAAVLFSSHQLDVVERLCDDLVIIAGGTIRAAGPRDALRAEHSTRRYELVSAGDAGWLRTEPGVEVLSFDGGYAVFDADSDETAQRILRRAVEQGDVASFAPQHPTLAQIFKEVIQ from the coding sequence ATGCTGAAGCTGCAGGGCATCACGAAGAGCTACGCGGGTCGTCGCGTGCTCGACGAGGTGTCGTTCGACGTCCGCCCGGGCCGGCTCACCGGCTTCGTCGGTGGGAACGGCGCCGGCAAGACCACGACCATGCGGATCGTGCTGGGCGTGCTCGCCAAGGACGCCGGCACCGTGACGCTCGACGGTGCCGAGGTGACGGCATCCGACCGCCGCCGCTTCGGGTACATGCCCGAGGAGCGCGGCCTGTACCCGAAGATGAAGGTGCTCGAGCACATCGTGTACCTGGCGCGACTGCACGGGTTCTCGAAGACGGATGCCTCGACCCGCGCGACCGCGCTGCTCGAGCAGCTCGGACTCGGCGAGCGCCTCGGCGACAACGTCGAGACGCTGTCGCTGGGCAACCAGCAGCGTGCGCAGATCGCGGCGGCGCTCGTGCACGATCCGCAGGTGCTCATCCTCGACGAGCCCTTCTCGGGTCTCGACCCCCTCGCCGTGGACGTCGTCGCAGCAGTGCTCCAGGAGCGCGCCGCCGCCGGCGCCGCCGTGCTGTTCTCGTCGCACCAGCTCGACGTCGTCGAGCGCCTGTGCGACGACCTCGTCATCATCGCCGGCGGCACGATCCGCGCCGCCGGACCCCGCGACGCCCTGCGCGCCGAGCACTCCACCCGCCGCTACGAGCTCGTCTCGGCGGGCGATGCCGGGTGGCTGCGCACCGAGCCGGGCGTCGAGGTCCTGAGTTTCGACGGCGGCTACGCCGTCTTCGACGCCGACAGCGACGAGACCGCGCAGCGCATCCTGCGCCGCGCGGTCGAGCAGGGCGATGTCGCGAGCTTCGCCCCGCAGCATCCCACCCTCGCCCAGATCTTCAAGGAGGTCATCCAGTGA
- a CDS encoding ABC transporter permease — protein sequence MSTVRPAERSLSAAQGVWLVAEREIGSKLRSKAFVISTVILLVGALALVIWAGFQASNSSGTPVAVTADATRYVSAVDGLEVTDVADRAEAEALVSAGDVDAAIVADASSPTGFAVLADTSAPTQLLLQLAQVPPVELLSPDDVNAALGYIAAIGFGIVFLFAASMFGGTIAQSVVEEKQTRVVELLISAIPVRVLLAGKVIGNTILAMAQILLLAAIAIVGLTVTDQTALLQGLGAPIAWFAVFFLFGFILLASLFAAAASMVSRMEDIGSTTTPLTMLIMAPYFLVIFFNDNPLVLAVMSYVPFSAPVGMPMRIFLGEAQWWEPLVSLAILVATCVAAILVGARIYENSLLRMGGRVKLSEALAR from the coding sequence GTGAGCACCGTCCGACCCGCCGAACGGTCGCTCAGCGCCGCGCAGGGCGTGTGGCTCGTCGCCGAGCGAGAGATCGGCTCGAAGCTGCGCAGCAAGGCGTTCGTCATCTCGACCGTGATCCTGCTCGTGGGTGCGCTGGCGCTCGTGATCTGGGCCGGCTTCCAGGCGTCGAACTCGAGCGGCACCCCGGTCGCGGTCACCGCCGACGCCACGCGGTACGTCTCGGCCGTCGACGGCCTCGAGGTCACCGACGTCGCCGACCGCGCCGAGGCCGAAGCGCTCGTCTCGGCCGGCGACGTGGATGCGGCGATCGTCGCCGACGCGTCCTCGCCCACGGGTTTCGCCGTGCTGGCCGACACGAGCGCGCCGACCCAGCTGCTGCTGCAGCTCGCGCAGGTGCCGCCGGTCGAGCTGCTCTCGCCCGACGACGTGAACGCGGCGCTCGGCTACATCGCCGCCATCGGATTCGGCATCGTGTTCCTCTTCGCCGCGTCGATGTTCGGCGGCACCATCGCACAGAGCGTCGTCGAAGAGAAGCAGACGCGTGTGGTCGAGCTGCTCATCTCGGCGATCCCGGTGCGCGTGCTGCTGGCGGGCAAGGTCATCGGCAACACGATCCTCGCCATGGCGCAGATCCTCCTCCTCGCAGCGATCGCGATCGTCGGGCTCACCGTGACCGATCAGACGGCGCTGCTGCAGGGCCTGGGCGCGCCGATCGCGTGGTTCGCGGTGTTCTTCCTGTTCGGGTTCATCCTGCTCGCGTCCCTCTTCGCGGCGGCGGCGTCGATGGTGTCGCGCATGGAGGACATCGGCTCGACGACGACCCCGCTCACGATGCTCATCATGGCGCCCTACTTCCTGGTGATCTTCTTCAACGACAACCCGCTCGTGCTGGCGGTCATGTCGTACGTGCCGTTCTCGGCGCCGGTCGGCATGCCGATGCGCATCTTCCTCGGCGAGGCGCAGTGGTGGGAGCCGCTCGTGTCGCTCGCGATCCTCGTCGCCACGTGCGTCGCCGCGATCCTCGTCGGCGCGCGCATCTACGAGAACTCGCTGCTGCGCATGGGCGGCCGCGTGAAGCTCTCGGAGGCCCTCGCCCGCTGA